One region of Primulina tabacum isolate GXHZ01 chromosome 17, ASM2559414v2, whole genome shotgun sequence genomic DNA includes:
- the LOC142530424 gene encoding uncharacterized protein LOC142530424 produces MAPGRKGRKGKEVVQESETPNVRGLNETDWGRRGRRPRGEARNANVEHEVDQLTRGMGEMELVISRFQNMRPPRLFENEDGEKAIAWLKSMKRLFNMLEYTPNLQLKLAICQLKDRAQLWWETTEEALKESGERVTWDVFCAQFAREYSPPSYYSAKEAEFNRLTQGNMTVVEYASQFSALLAYVPHVASSDRNKLSHFMQGLNRTICTLVVAGAPVNYADAVEKAKNVEASLLLAEPQSVQPGFPQSFGGNVPMPMSTPLYRPLLPYQPTQSYQQPKQQNFKAKGKQFMKQTRSSSSSSGSQRGSSVGSPGGVFCDRCGARQQFQQPQFGQGFRGQATRPFVPTQSFQQSSYPQPRGSAQQRFPRPQQAQVHALTQDQVQDAQGGVNADTVSVSSPAGVCLMSHEIILNCVIRFDDNIMITNLIKLDMSDFDCILGMDTLSNYRATVACFHGVIRFRPYYGSKWNFYGSDSQSRIPLVSAMEMFRILSTGNEGFMIYAVDATQGKRFEVSDIPVVKEFPDVFPDEIPGFPPQREIDFSIELVPGTNPISRAPYRLAPAELKELKEQLQDLLEKGYIRPSMSPWGAPLQGTSVYSKIDLRSGYHQLRVREEDVPMTAFRTRYGHYEFLTLKENLTTAPVLALPSGSGGYVVCSDASLNGLGCVLMQNLVIAYASRQLKPHETRYPVHDLELAAIVFALKLWRHYLYGEQFPDLNMRQRRWMELLKDFDCEIQYQPGRMNLVADALSRKVQNAMLTSLTISKVHKHLGTSGWTYQISGDYFIVSSIQVEPQILSRIKAAQKTDPHIHRLKELSRTGQTEKFSVASDGSLRFNGKLVVPNLIDLKEVILKEAHCSRHSIHPGIRKMYHALRDHYWWEVSDRDPRFASKFWGSLQSALGSKLAMSTAYHPQTDGQSERTIQTLEDMLRAIVMDFKGGWQESLSLVEFSYNNSFQVTIGMAPFEALYGRKCRSPICWEDVGERQMSKPEFIQEMKDKVELIRKRMKAAQDRQASYANKRRRPLEFQVGDYVF; encoded by the exons ATGGCACCTGGTCGTAAGGGCAGAAAAGGAAAGGAAGTTGTTCAGGAATCTGAAACTCCTAATGTTAGAGGACTTAACGAGACTGATTGGGGAAGACGAGGTCGTCGTCCTCGTGGTGAAGCACGAAATGCTAACGTTGAGCATGAAGTGGATCAGTTGACTAGAGGAATGGGTGAAATGGAACTTGTGATATCCCGATTTCAGAACATGCGTCCTCCTcgattatttgagaatgaagaTGGTGAGAAAGCTATAGCATGGCTAAAAAGTATGAAGCGTTTGTTCAATATGTTGGAGTACACTCCTAACTTGCAGCTTAAGTTGGCTATTTGTCAATTAAAAGACCGAGCTCAGTTATGGTGGGAAACTACTGAGGAAGCTTTGAAAGAATCAGGTGAAAGagttacttgggatgtattttgcGCTCAGTTTGCTCGAGAGTATTCACCGCCTTCATATTATTCGGCCAAGGAAGCTGAATTCAATAGATTGACTCAGGGTAACATGACTGTAGTGGAGTACGCTTCTCAATTTTCAGCGCTTCTTGCCTATGTTCCTCATGTTGCTAGCAGTGATCGGAACAAGCTATCTCATTTTATGCAAGGATTGAATCGAACCATTTGTACTTTAGTGGTAGCTGGAGCGCCTGTTAATTATGCCGATGCTGTTGAGAAAGCCAAGAATGTGGAGGCGAGTTTACTTTTGGCAGAACCACAGTCAGTTCAACCAGGTTTTCCTCAGAGTTTCGGAGGAAATGTGCCGATGCCAATGAGTACACCATTATACCGTCCTTTACTGCCGTACCAGCCTACGCAATCTTATCAGCAACCAAAGCAGCAAAATTTTAAGGCCAAAGGAAAACAATTCATGAAACAGACTCGTAGCAGTTCTTCTAGTTCCGGCAGTCAGCGTGGAAGTTCAGTTGGGTCACCAGGTGGAGTATTTTGTGATCGTTGTGGTG CGAGACAACAATTTCAGCAACCTCAGTTTGGTCAAGGTTTTAGAGGACAAGCAACTAGACCTTTTGTTCCGACTCAGTCTTTTCAGCAGTCTAGCTATCCTCAGCCTAGAGGTTCTGCACAGCAGCGTTTTCCCAGGCCACAGCAGGCTcaagttcatgctttaactcaGGATCAGGTTCAAGACGCACAGGGCGGAGTTAATGCAG ATACTGTGTCAGTTTCTAGTCCTGCCGGTGTATGTTTGATGTCTCATGAGATAATTCTGAATTGTGTTATTAGATTCGatgataatattatgataactaATCTCATCAAGCTGGATATGTCTGACTTCGACTGTATTCTGGGAATGGATACTCTGTCTAATTATCGAGCTACCGTTGCTTGTTTCCATGGAGTCATCAGATTCAGACCGTATTATGGCAGTAAATGGAATTTTTACGGTAGTGATTCGCAATCACGTATTCCATTAGTGTCAGCAATGGAAATGTTTAGAATCTTGTCGACAGGAAATGAAGGATTCATGATCTATGCAGTTGATGCGACACAGGGAAAAAGATTTGAAGTTTCTGATATTCCTGTTGTCAAGGAATTCcctgatgtatttcccgatgaaatTCCTGGATTTCCACCCCAGAGGGAaatagattttagcattgagttGGTGCCCGGGACaaatcctatttctagagcaccaTACCGGTTGGCTCCAGCggaattgaaagaactcaaagagcaattACAGGACTTACTGGAAAAAGGCTATATTAGACCAAGTatgtcaccttggggagctccg ttgcagggtacaTCAGTGTATTCAAAGATCGATCTTCGTTCTGGCTACCATCAGCTTCGAGTTCGAGAGGAAGATGTTCCGATGACAGCATTTCGAACacgttatgggcattatgaatttcta actttgaaggaaaatttgaCAACAGCTCCAGTGCTAGCTTTGCCATCAGGCTCAGGTGGATATGTTGTTTGTTCAGATGCATCCCTAAATGGACTTGGATGTGTTCTAATGCAAAATCTAGTGattgcatatgcttctcgtcagttgaagccgCATGAGACCCGATATCCAGTTCATGACTTAGAGTTGGCTGCtattgtgtttgcattgaagttatggcgtcattatctgtacggtgagcaGTTT CCTgacttgaacatgagacaacgtCGATGGATGGAGttacttaaagactttgattgtgagattcagtatcaacCAGGGCGAATGAATCTTGTTGCAGATGCTCTCAGCAGGAAAGTTCAGAATGCTATGCTGacatctctgactatctctaaAGTTCACAAGCACTTGGGAACTTCAGGATGGACTTATCAGATCAGTGGAGACTACTTTATAGTGTCATCTATTCAAGTCGAGCCACAGATTTTGTCCAGAATCAAAGCAGCACAGAAGACCGATCCGCACATTCATAGATTGAAAGAATTGTCTCGAACAGGTCAGACAGAAAAATTTAGTGTTGCTTCAGATGGTAGTCTACGCTTTAATGGTAAACTTGTAGTTCCAAATTTGATAGATTTGAAAGAAGTCATACTAAAggaagcacattgtagtcgaCACAGTATTCATCCAGGAATTCGAAAGATGTATCATGCCTTGAGAGATCATTATTGGTgggaag tatctgatcgtgatccaagGTTTGCTTCGAAGTTTTGGGGAAGTTTGCAATCAGCTTTGGGTTCAAAGTTGGCTATGAGCACTGCCtatcacccgcagacagatggtcagtcagaaagaacCATCCAGACTCTAGAGGATATGTTACGAGCAATAGTGATGGATTTCAAAGGTGGTTGGCAAGAATCATTGTCTTTGGTTGAATTCTCTTACAATAATAGTTTTCAAGTAACAATcggtatggcaccatttgaagctttgtatggaagaaagtgtagatcgccgATATGTTGGGAAGATGTAGGAGAAAGACAGATGTCAAAACCAGAATTTattcaagaaatgaaagataaagTTGAATTGATCAGGAAAAGGATGAAAGCTGCCCAGGATCGTCAAGCcagttatgctaataaaaggcgTAGACCTTTAGAGTTCCAAGTGGGCGATTATGTTTTTTGA